The following coding sequences are from one Halorubrum sp. BOL3-1 window:
- a CDS encoding tRNA (guanine(26)-N(2))-dimethyltransferase, which translates to MDIEEGGLTVSVPEARDGASEGTGGGVFFNPTQELNRDVTVATLRAYREREPRVASYLDGMAASGVRGVRAAAEGYDVTCADVDADAVDLAAANLDANGLDGEAVHRDINALLYDDGPFDVVDLDPYGTPIPFADAAFANGRNLICVTATDTAPLCGAHLQSGIRKYGAVPRNTDYHPEMGLRTLISALVRTAARYDKAARPIVSHVSRHYARTYLELESGARAADDCIERLGYVDHCEDCLWRSASPGRIADPVDACPECGSDRILTAGPIWLGPVADPDFARAVRREVTDDMGEAKRARKLLGTVARELDTPTHYDQHRLYKQWGEPAIGMDEFVERLRGAGHEASRAHYRGTAVKSTASIPEMREVVLGDDAD; encoded by the coding sequence ATGGACATCGAAGAGGGCGGACTCACCGTTTCCGTCCCGGAGGCCCGCGACGGCGCCAGCGAGGGGACCGGCGGCGGCGTCTTCTTCAACCCGACTCAGGAACTGAACCGCGACGTGACGGTCGCGACGCTACGCGCCTACCGCGAGCGCGAGCCGCGGGTGGCCTCGTATCTCGACGGAATGGCCGCCTCGGGGGTTCGGGGGGTCCGCGCCGCCGCCGAGGGGTACGACGTCACCTGCGCCGATGTCGACGCGGACGCGGTCGACCTCGCCGCCGCCAACCTCGACGCCAACGGTCTCGACGGTGAGGCGGTCCACCGCGACATCAACGCCCTGCTGTACGACGACGGGCCATTCGACGTGGTCGATCTTGACCCGTACGGCACGCCGATCCCGTTCGCGGACGCGGCGTTCGCGAACGGCCGCAACCTGATCTGCGTCACCGCCACCGACACCGCGCCGCTCTGTGGCGCTCACCTTCAGAGCGGGATCCGGAAGTACGGCGCGGTCCCGCGCAACACCGACTATCACCCGGAGATGGGACTCCGAACGCTGATCTCCGCGCTCGTCCGGACCGCGGCGCGCTACGACAAGGCGGCGCGGCCGATCGTCTCCCACGTCTCTCGTCACTACGCCCGGACCTACCTCGAACTGGAGTCTGGCGCCCGTGCGGCCGACGACTGTATTGAACGGCTGGGCTACGTGGACCACTGCGAGGACTGCCTGTGGCGGTCGGCGTCGCCCGGCCGCATCGCCGATCCGGTCGACGCCTGTCCGGAGTGCGGAAGCGACCGGATTCTCACGGCCGGTCCGATCTGGCTCGGTCCGGTCGCGGACCCCGACTTCGCGCGCGCGGTCCGCCGCGAGGTAACCGACGACATGGGCGAGGCGAAGCGGGCGCGCAAACTGCTCGGCACCGTTGCGCGCGAACTCGACACGCCGACGCACTACGATCAACACCGACTGTACAAGCAGTGGGGCGAGCCGGCCATCGGCATGGACGAGTTCGTCGAGCGGCTGCGCGGGGCCGGTCACGAGGCGAGCCGCGCGCACTACCGCGGGACGGCGGTCAAGAGCACGGCGTCGATCCCGGAGATGCGCGAGGTGGTCCTCGGCGACGACGCGGACTGA
- a CDS encoding 50S ribosomal protein L19e, translated as MSDLKAQKRLAADELDVGKGRVWLDPEAQEEIADAITREDVRELIEQGTIRATDAKTNSRGRARERAEKRSYGHQSGAGTRKGQSGARQNTKDDWKARIRAQRARLKELRDEEDVLDASEYRTLYNKASGGDFEDVARLEAFIRTQYGYEVTD; from the coding sequence ATGAGTGACCTGAAAGCGCAGAAACGGCTCGCGGCGGACGAGCTCGACGTCGGCAAGGGCCGCGTCTGGCTCGACCCCGAGGCACAAGAAGAGATCGCGGACGCGATCACCCGCGAGGACGTCCGCGAACTCATCGAACAGGGAACGATCCGCGCGACGGACGCGAAGACGAACTCGCGCGGTCGCGCCCGGGAGCGCGCCGAGAAGCGCTCGTACGGGCATCAGTCTGGCGCCGGTACCCGGAAGGGGCAGTCCGGCGCGCGGCAGAACACGAAAGACGACTGGAAGGCGCGCATCCGCGCACAGCGGGCCCGCCTGAAGGAGCTTCGCGACGAGGAAGACGTCCTCGACGCCTCCGAGTACCGCACGCTCTACAACAAGGCGAGCGGCGGAGACTTCGAGGATGTCGCCCGTCTCGAGGCGTTCATTCGGACGCAGTACGGTTACGAGGTGACGGACTAA
- the secY gene encoding preprotein translocase subunit SecY produces MSWKEAAEPVLSRMPVVERPAGHVPFRRKLTWTAGILIVYFFLTNINPFGLAVGQGSDFFGQFRSVLAGSSGSLLQVGIGPIVTASIVLQLLGGANLLGLDTENDPRDQVLYQGLQKLLVIIVTALTAAPMVFTGGFLPADGAVGDALGIGTFGVQALIFAQVFVGGVLILFMDEIVSKWGVGSGVGLFIIASVSQQIVGGFFSFSALGASGFFASWYGVIVGDVPASLSPFTAEGLQNLLFDPGNILALFTTVFIFGIVVYAESVRVEIPLSHARVKGARGRFPVKLIYASVLPMILVRALQANIQFLGQLLSSQWAGMPAQLGVYSDQGQPISGLFYYLNPIQRRDQWMWFLGEIPASVEPWMIAVRLGVDLTFMVIGGAIFAIFWVETTGMGPEATAKQIQNSGMQIPGFRRNPQVVEKVMERYIPQVTVIGGALVGLLAVMANLLGTIGQVSGTGLLLAVSITYKLYEEIAEEQLMEMHPMMRQMFGNE; encoded by the coding sequence ATGAGCTGGAAGGAGGCCGCCGAACCGGTGCTCTCGCGGATGCCCGTCGTGGAGCGGCCCGCGGGACACGTCCCGTTCAGACGGAAGCTCACGTGGACGGCCGGCATCCTGATCGTCTACTTTTTCCTGACCAACATCAACCCGTTCGGGTTGGCCGTCGGTCAGGGCTCCGACTTCTTCGGGCAGTTCCGATCGGTGCTCGCCGGCTCGTCCGGATCGCTGTTACAGGTCGGTATCGGCCCGATCGTCACGGCGTCCATCGTTCTCCAGCTGCTGGGCGGTGCGAACCTCCTCGGTCTCGACACGGAGAACGACCCGCGCGACCAAGTCCTCTATCAGGGGCTCCAGAAGCTGCTTGTCATCATCGTCACCGCCCTGACGGCGGCGCCGATGGTGTTTACCGGCGGCTTCCTTCCGGCTGACGGCGCGGTCGGGGACGCGCTCGGGATCGGCACGTTCGGCGTCCAGGCGCTGATCTTCGCGCAGGTCTTCGTCGGCGGCGTCCTCATCCTGTTCATGGACGAGATCGTGAGCAAGTGGGGGGTCGGCTCCGGCGTCGGACTGTTCATCATCGCGTCGGTGAGCCAGCAGATCGTCGGCGGCTTCTTCAGCTTCTCCGCGCTCGGTGCGTCCGGCTTCTTCGCGAGCTGGTACGGCGTCATCGTCGGCGACGTGCCCGCATCGCTGTCGCCGTTCACGGCGGAGGGCCTCCAGAATCTCCTGTTCGACCCGGGGAACATTCTGGCGCTTTTCACCACGGTGTTCATATTCGGGATCGTCGTGTACGCGGAGTCGGTCCGCGTCGAGATCCCGCTGTCGCACGCCCGCGTGAAAGGTGCTCGCGGACGCTTCCCGGTGAAGCTCATCTACGCGTCCGTCCTGCCGATGATCCTCGTTCGCGCGTTACAGGCGAACATCCAGTTCCTGGGCCAACTCCTCTCCTCGCAGTGGGCGGGGATGCCCGCGCAGCTCGGCGTCTACAGCGACCAGGGACAGCCCATCTCCGGGCTGTTCTACTACCTGAACCCGATCCAGCGCCGCGATCAGTGGATGTGGTTCCTCGGTGAGATCCCGGCGTCCGTCGAACCGTGGATGATCGCGGTCCGGCTCGGCGTTGACCTGACGTTCATGGTTATCGGCGGCGCCATCTTCGCCATCTTCTGGGTCGAAACGACCGGGATGGGACCGGAGGCGACCGCGAAACAGATCCAGAACTCCGGGATGCAGATCCCCGGGTTCCGCCGGAATCCGCAGGTCGTCGAGAAGGTCATGGAACGGTACATCCCGCAGGTGACCGTTATCGGCGGCGCCCTCGTCGGGCTGCTCGCCGTGATGGCGAACCTGCTCGGCACCATCGGCCAGGTCTCCGGTACCGGCCTGCTGCTCGCGGTCTCTATCACGTACAAGCTGTACGAGGAGATCGCCGAAGAGCAGCTCATGGAAATGCACCCGATGATGCGCCAGATGTTCGGCAACGAGTAA
- a CDS encoding APC family permease, with protein sequence MGHHDLDRSLGLYPTMMISMGAMIGSGIFVLPALGYKKAGPAVILAYVLAALVVLPAALSKAEMATAMPESGGTYLYIDRALGPLFGTIAGVGAWFSLVFKSSFALVGLGAYLLLFAPISQGAVVYVALALAVLVVALNVSGTKMSGGIQAVIVTLVIAGLLGYVVNAGFLLDTTRYTPFTTHGSGGIVTAAAFVFVSYAGVTKIASVAEEVKQPSKNLPRAMLGSMGIMTVLYVAVVGAIIGLSDPEVLTTGGPNGTASLTPMADGASALLGGVGVLFISVIAIVALTSMANAGVLSSSRFPLAMSRDDLLPPALRTIDSRFKTPRNSVLLTGIVLLLLIAFVPVIELAKLASAFQILVFSIINVALIAFREADVPSYQPEFRAPGYPFVQIFGFLAGLGLLTQMGTLPVLGAAGIIAGSALVYLVYGRSRTDRTGAIGTIIHARRGEEDDGLASTGAD encoded by the coding sequence ATGGGCCACCACGACCTCGATCGGAGTCTCGGGTTGTACCCGACGATGATGATTAGCATGGGTGCGATGATCGGGAGCGGAATATTTGTTCTCCCGGCGCTGGGATACAAGAAGGCGGGGCCGGCAGTGATCCTCGCGTACGTGCTGGCGGCGCTCGTCGTGTTGCCGGCGGCGCTGTCGAAAGCCGAGATGGCGACGGCGATGCCCGAGTCCGGGGGAACGTACCTATACATCGACCGGGCGCTCGGTCCGCTCTTTGGGACGATCGCCGGGGTCGGGGCGTGGTTCTCACTCGTGTTCAAGAGCTCGTTCGCGCTCGTCGGTCTCGGTGCGTACCTGCTGCTCTTCGCACCGATCTCGCAGGGGGCGGTGGTGTACGTCGCACTGGCGCTCGCGGTCCTCGTCGTCGCCCTGAACGTCTCGGGGACGAAGATGAGCGGCGGGATACAAGCAGTCATCGTCACCCTGGTTATCGCCGGACTGCTCGGGTACGTCGTCAACGCCGGCTTCCTCCTCGATACCACCCGGTACACCCCCTTCACGACTCACGGAAGCGGGGGGATTGTCACGGCAGCCGCCTTCGTGTTCGTCTCGTACGCGGGCGTCACGAAGATCGCGAGCGTCGCCGAGGAGGTGAAACAGCCCAGTAAGAACCTCCCGCGCGCGATGCTCGGCTCCATGGGAATCATGACCGTCCTGTACGTCGCGGTCGTCGGCGCGATCATCGGCCTGAGCGATCCGGAGGTGCTGACAACCGGGGGCCCGAACGGCACCGCGTCGCTCACGCCGATGGCAGACGGGGCCAGCGCGCTCCTCGGCGGCGTCGGAGTGCTGTTCATCTCCGTGATCGCCATCGTCGCGCTGACGAGCATGGCGAACGCCGGCGTGCTCTCCTCTTCGCGGTTCCCGCTCGCAATGAGCCGCGACGACCTGCTCCCGCCGGCGCTCCGGACCATCGACTCGCGGTTCAAGACGCCGCGGAACTCCGTGCTGCTCACCGGAATCGTGTTGCTGCTGCTCATCGCGTTCGTCCCGGTGATCGAGTTAGCGAAGCTGGCGAGCGCGTTCCAGATTCTCGTCTTCTCGATCATCAACGTCGCGCTGATCGCGTTCCGGGAGGCGGACGTTCCGTCGTACCAGCCCGAGTTCCGCGCCCCGGGATACCCGTTCGTACAGATATTCGGCTTCCTCGCCGGGCTGGGCCTCCTGACGCAGATGGGAACGCTCCCCGTTCTCGGGGCGGCCGGAATCATCGCCGGCAGCGCGCTCGTCTACCTCGTGTACGGCCGGTCAAGGACAGATCGGACCGGAGCGATCGGGACGATCATTCACGCCCGTCGCGGAGAGGAAGACGACGGCCTCGCCTCGACGGGAGCGGACTGA
- a CDS encoding uL15m family ribosomal protein — MTSKKRRQRGSRTHGGGTHKNRRGAGHRGGRGAAGRAKHEYHNYGPLGKHGFKRPEDAKTDVLEVKIQKLDEDAALYAADGLAEEDGDAYVFDARDVVDDGYEADVVKVLGGGQVRRELRVTADAFTAGAVELIEEAGGEATLSERAEDAADEAKNTSDDENDEA; from the coding sequence ATGACGAGTAAGAAACGACGACAGCGCGGCTCTCGGACCCACGGCGGCGGCACGCACAAGAACCGGCGCGGCGCCGGTCACCGCGGCGGCCGCGGCGCGGCCGGTCGCGCGAAACACGAGTACCACAATTACGGCCCGCTCGGCAAGCACGGATTCAAGCGTCCCGAGGACGCCAAGACGGATGTCCTCGAAGTGAAGATCCAGAAGCTCGACGAGGACGCGGCGCTGTACGCCGCGGACGGCCTCGCTGAAGAGGACGGCGACGCCTACGTCTTCGACGCGCGCGACGTCGTCGACGACGGCTACGAGGCGGACGTCGTGAAGGTGCTCGGCGGCGGACAGGTCCGCCGCGAGCTTCGCGTCACGGCGGACGCGTTCACCGCCGGTGCGGTCGAGCTCATCGAGGAGGCCGGCGGCGAGGCGACGCTCTCCGAGCGCGCCGAAGACGCCGCTGACGAAGCAAAAAACACTTCCGACGACGAGAACGACGAGGCGTAA
- a CDS encoding 50S ribosomal protein L18, whose translation MATGPRYKVPMRRRREVRTDYHQRLRLLKSGKPRLVARVSNAHVRAQLVTPGPDGDETHAAASSEELGEYGWDAPTGNLPSAYLTGYLAGARAVDAGLDEAVLDIGLNTATPGNKTFAVQEGAIDAGLEIPHNDDVLADWPRTRGEHIADYAEQLDEPLYSGEFDASELPEHFDDVLATIQEDHE comes from the coding sequence ATGGCGACAGGACCACGATACAAGGTGCCGATGCGGCGCCGCCGCGAGGTCAGGACGGATTACCATCAGAGGTTGCGCCTGCTGAAATCGGGCAAGCCTCGCCTGGTCGCCCGGGTGAGCAACGCTCACGTCAGGGCGCAGCTGGTGACCCCCGGACCCGACGGCGACGAGACCCACGCGGCCGCCTCCAGCGAGGAACTCGGCGAGTACGGCTGGGACGCCCCCACGGGCAACCTCCCCAGCGCGTACCTCACCGGGTACCTCGCGGGCGCCCGCGCCGTCGACGCCGGCCTCGACGAGGCCGTCCTCGACATCGGGCTCAACACGGCGACGCCCGGCAACAAGACGTTCGCGGTACAGGAAGGAGCGATCGATGCGGGCCTCGAAATCCCGCACAACGACGACGTGCTGGCCGACTGGCCGCGCACGCGCGGCGAGCACATCGCCGACTACGCCGAGCAGCTCGACGAACCGCTGTACAGCGGCGAGTTTGACGCCAGCGAGCTACCCGAGCACTTCGACGACGTGCTCGCAACAATCCAGGAGGACCATGAGTAG
- a CDS encoding Lrp/AsnC family transcriptional regulator: MSRRLDEIDRQIVHALMADARNTSAPMIAEDMNVSAGTVRNRIERLEESGVIRGYTAIVDFEQADGRLTSVFMCTVPADERERLALAARSIPGVINVRVLMAGRRDLQVVAVGEETNDLREIARTLSGLDIRIEDEELLQTELHTPYSRFLSDDSKRSVVTDTVTLADGTAVIEVCVTEDAPIVGRSPSEARADGLLSSDAVVTSIERDGSIIHPVDNETVRSDDVVTVLPKESSEDVLKAFLVDEETASPPS, encoded by the coding sequence GTGAGCCGTCGCCTCGACGAGATCGATCGTCAGATCGTTCACGCGCTGATGGCCGACGCGCGGAACACCTCGGCCCCGATGATCGCGGAAGATATGAACGTCTCCGCGGGGACGGTCCGGAACCGGATCGAACGCCTCGAGGAGTCGGGCGTGATCCGCGGCTATACGGCCATCGTCGACTTCGAGCAGGCGGACGGACGCCTCACGTCGGTGTTCATGTGTACGGTCCCCGCCGACGAACGGGAGCGGTTGGCGCTGGCGGCGCGGTCCATCCCGGGCGTAATAAACGTTCGCGTGCTGATGGCTGGTCGCCGAGACCTCCAAGTAGTCGCGGTCGGCGAGGAGACGAACGACCTCCGAGAGATCGCCCGGACGCTCTCGGGACTCGACATCCGGATCGAAGACGAGGAGCTGCTCCAAACAGAGCTTCACACCCCGTACTCCCGGTTCCTCTCCGACGACTCGAAGCGATCGGTCGTCACCGACACGGTCACACTCGCTGACGGGACCGCGGTCATTGAGGTGTGTGTCACCGAGGACGCGCCGATCGTCGGCCGGTCGCCGTCGGAAGCCCGCGCCGACGGTCTCCTGTCGAGCGACGCGGTCGTGACGTCGATCGAGCGCGACGGCTCGATAATCCATCCGGTCGACAACGAGACGGTTCGGTCGGACGACGTTGTGACCGTACTCCCGAAAGAGTCCTCCGAGGATGTCCTCAAAGCGTTCCTCGTCGACGAGGAGACCGCGTCGCCGCCCTCTTAA
- a CDS encoding 50S ribosomal protein L30 — translation MQAIVQLRGDVNLEYGVEDTLDMLNVGRVNHATFVPETDSYRGMITKVNDVVAFGNPSVEAVAQTIARRGEPLEGSADVDDEWIDDNTEYDDVAALAEALVDEETTLRDQGLSPTLRLHAPRGGHEGIKHPVIDGGELGKHTTEEIDSLLEAMR, via the coding sequence ATGCAGGCGATCGTACAGCTCCGCGGCGATGTCAACCTCGAGTACGGCGTCGAGGACACGCTCGATATGCTGAACGTCGGGCGCGTCAACCACGCGACGTTCGTCCCCGAGACGGACTCGTACCGCGGCATGATCACCAAAGTCAACGACGTCGTCGCGTTCGGGAACCCGAGCGTCGAGGCCGTCGCGCAGACGATCGCGCGGCGCGGCGAGCCGCTTGAAGGCTCCGCCGACGTCGACGACGAGTGGATCGACGACAACACCGAGTACGACGACGTAGCGGCGTTGGCCGAGGCGCTCGTCGACGAGGAGACGACCCTGCGAGATCAGGGCCTCTCGCCGACGCTGCGGCTCCACGCCCCCCGTGGGGGTCACGAGGGTATTAAGCACCCCGTGATCGACGGCGGCGAGCTCGGGAAACACACGACCGAGGAGATCGACAGTCTCCTGGAGGCGATGCGATGA
- a CDS encoding 30S ribosomal protein S5 codes for MSRHNDGWEPRTRLGRKVQDGDVTSMEQALESGLPMKEAEIVDQVLPGLEDEVLDINMVQRMTDSGRRVKFRCVVAVGNRDGYLGYAQARDDQVGGAIEKAIDVAKLNIISVDRGSGSWEDQPGGTNSLTRTAKGKAGSVTVEVKPAPQGLGLAAAETVRNILELAGVEDAWTNSDGNTRTTVNLAKATFNALENAAQSRTPQHAREVHYDEVSE; via the coding sequence ATGAGTAGACACAACGACGGCTGGGAACCGCGGACGCGACTCGGCCGCAAGGTACAGGACGGCGACGTTACGTCGATGGAACAGGCCCTCGAATCCGGGCTCCCGATGAAGGAGGCCGAGATCGTCGACCAAGTCCTGCCGGGGCTGGAAGACGAGGTGCTGGACATCAATATGGTCCAGCGTATGACCGACTCGGGCCGCCGCGTGAAGTTCCGCTGCGTGGTCGCCGTGGGCAACCGCGACGGCTACCTCGGCTACGCGCAGGCCCGCGACGACCAGGTCGGCGGCGCGATCGAGAAGGCGATCGACGTCGCGAAGCTGAACATCATCTCGGTCGACCGCGGCTCCGGTTCTTGGGAGGACCAGCCCGGCGGCACCAACTCCCTGACGCGGACGGCGAAGGGGAAGGCCGGCTCCGTCACCGTCGAGGTCAAGCCCGCCCCGCAGGGGCTGGGCCTCGCGGCCGCGGAGACGGTTCGCAACATCTTGGAGCTCGCCGGCGTCGAGGACGCTTGGACGAACTCCGACGGCAACACGCGCACGACGGTGAACCTCGCGAAGGCGACGTTCAACGCCCTCGAGAACGCGGCACAGTCCCGCACGCCCCAGCACGCGCGTGAAGTCCACTACGACGAGGTGAGCGAGTGA
- a CDS encoding universal stress protein, protein MADTILVPLELSDPEPLSPVLIEDLSSLSVVVLGHYNLPEQTPVRSAREQFGEAAQATLDAVAERFVDAGASVRTRLVFGKDRAAAIRQIAAEESCAAELDPAPSGGIERILVPLPDVAEFDRLPKFIRILAEDSTKEITLFHVVKSEESRERGETIVTETRERLIEDGFDAESVNTLVAEGNEHDEEILRVAADYDAVVMYEPESRLGDRVFGSLADRIADETDDPVVLVNRDY, encoded by the coding sequence ATGGCAGACACGATCCTCGTTCCGCTCGAACTTTCGGATCCCGAGCCGCTGTCTCCGGTGTTGATCGAGGACCTCTCTTCGCTTTCGGTCGTGGTCCTCGGCCACTACAATCTCCCGGAACAGACGCCGGTCAGGTCGGCCCGCGAGCAGTTCGGCGAGGCGGCGCAAGCGACGCTCGACGCGGTCGCTGAACGGTTCGTTGACGCCGGAGCGTCCGTTCGAACGCGACTGGTGTTCGGGAAGGACCGCGCGGCCGCGATCCGGCAGATCGCGGCAGAGGAGAGCTGTGCGGCCGAGCTTGATCCCGCCCCCAGCGGGGGAATAGAGCGGATCCTCGTGCCGCTTCCGGACGTCGCCGAGTTCGACCGCCTCCCGAAGTTCATCCGAATTCTGGCCGAAGACTCGACAAAGGAGATCACGCTGTTCCATGTCGTCAAGAGTGAGGAGTCCCGCGAGCGGGGCGAGACCATCGTCACTGAGACGCGCGAGCGCCTGATCGAAGACGGGTTCGACGCCGAGTCGGTCAACACGCTGGTGGCCGAGGGCAACGAACACGACGAGGAGATCCTCCGGGTCGCGGCCGACTACGACGCGGTCGTGATGTACGAGCCGGAGTCTCGCCTCGGTGACCGCGTGTTCGGCTCGCTGGCGGATCGAATCGCCGACGAGACGGACGACCCGGTGGTCCTCGTCAACCGAGACTACTGA